The Chloroflexi bacterium ADurb.Bin180 sequence GTCAGGCGCACGCCACTATCGGTGGCCGCGGCGCCCAGGGTGATGCGCTGGCCCCGCTCGCAGTAGCGCAGCGCGTTGGCCACCAGGTTGCTCAGCACCTGGCCCAGCCGCACCTCGTCCCCGGTCAGGGTCAGCTCTTTCTCGCCCGCGTCAATGTTCACCGCGAGCTCTACCCCTGCCGCCTCGGCCTGCCCGCTCAAGCTGGTGGCGATGTCCTGTAGCAGCTCTCGCACCACCACGGTTTCCTTCAACAGGCGGAGCTGCCCCGCCTCGGCCACGGAGAGCGTGCGCAGGTCATCCACTAGCCGCCCCAGGGAGCGCGTTTCGCGCAGGGTGGAGAGCAGGTGCTCCTCGTCCGGCTCGTACACCTCGTCGAGGATGCCCTCCAGGTTGCCCTGGATGATCTGCAGGGGCGTGCGCAGCTCGTGGGCCACGTCGGCGGTCAGGTTCTGGCGCAGCTCCTCGGCGTGCTCGAGCTGCTCGGCCATGCGGTTGAAGGAGCGGGTCAGGCGCGCCAGATCGCCGCGCCCGGCCTCGGTGACGCGCGCGGTCAGGTCGCCCGCGGCAATGCGGTCCGCCGCGGAGATGAGGTCGCTCAGGGGTGCGGCATAACCACGAAAGGCACGGCGCGCCACAAGGACCGCGAGCAGCGGGAAGAGCACCGCCGACGCGGCAGCGATCAGCCACGGCAGCAGGTCGGCTGTTCCCCCGGGTCGCAGCAGGGTG is a genomic window containing:
- the baeS_2 gene encoding Signal transduction histidine-protein kinase BaeS gives rise to the protein MTRGPLEHEHNGRHSASARERWQGLDEGQRRRAWRVHRHRRRRMFLRLWVAFGVVTLGLALGLAGLVYAITTLLRPGGTADLLPWLIAAASAVLFPLLAVLVARRAFRGYAAPLSDLISAADRIAAGDLTARVTEAGRGDLARLTRSFNRMAEQLEHAEELRQNLTADVAHELRTPLQIIQGNLEGILDEVYEPDEEHLLSTLRETRSLGRLVDDLRTLSVAEAGQLRLLKETVVVRELLQDIATSLSGQAEAAGVELAVNIDAGEKELTLTGDEVRLGQVLSNLVANALRYCERGQRITLGAAATDSGVRLTVTDTGRGIPEQDLPFLFDRFWRGKDGGHGEGTGLGLAIARQLVQAQGGQIQVESQPDQGTTFTIDLPAAVKIGD